DNA sequence from the Oxalobacteraceae sp. CFBP 8761 genome:
CAGCGTCATCGACCCGCTGATCGCGTTCCTGCGCACCGAGAAGCTGTGCGAAGTAGCGCGCATCGGCAACAGCGGTACCGACGCCGACCTGTGCTACATCCTCACCGAGGCGGGCCGTGCGCGGGCCCATACTGCGCTGGGCCGCAACGCCTATGCGGGTCCGGCGCCCGTTACGCTGGCCGCCTACGTGGCCCAGGTCAAGGCGCACAGCGTTGCGAACATGCAGGTGACGCGCGGCGCGATGGCCGCCACCTTCGATGGGGTCGTCGTCAACCCGGTCGTGCTCGACCAGATCGGCGCCGGCATGAACTCGGGGCGCGCGCTGTTCCTGCACGGCGCCGCTGGCAGCGGCAAGACCTACCTGGCAGAGCGCCTGCGCGATCTGCTGGTCGGCACGATCGACGTGCCACATGCGCTGATGGTCGATGGCGAAGTGATTCCGTTCTTCGATAACGTGCAGCACTGCGTGACCGAACAGGCCGCAGTGGAACTGCCGGGCCTGGACCGCGGCAGCGCGCCCGACATGCGCTGGGTCCGCGGCGTGCGCCGTCCCGCCGCGCTGGCCGGGGGGGAACTTACGCTGGACATGCTCGATCTGCGTTTCGATCCGCACACCCGCCTGTACCAGGCGCCGCCGCACCTCAAATCAAACAACGGCATTTTCATCATCGATGATCTGGGGCGCCAGCGCTGCACGCCGGAAGCGTTGATGAACCGCTGGATCGTGCCGATGGACCGCAATGTCGACTACCTGACGCTGCACACGGGGCACACGTTCCAGGTGCCGTTCGACGTGATCGTCGTGTTCTCGTCGAATTTCGTGCCACAGCGCCTGTCCGACGGCGCTTTCCTGCGCCGGCTTGGCTACAAGAT
Encoded proteins:
- a CDS encoding ATP-binding protein → MSLALLAPSNDRAPRTVEETGLPFLFLAELLSKVLAQRGQLRLAELANHTKLNVSVIDPLIAFLRTEKLCEVARIGNSGTDADLCYILTEAGRARAHTALGRNAYAGPAPVTLAAYVAQVKAHSVANMQVTRGAMAATFDGVVVNPVVLDQIGAGMNSGRALFLHGAAGSGKTYLAERLRDLLVGTIDVPHALMVDGEVIPFFDNVQHCVTEQAAVELPGLDRGSAPDMRWVRGVRRPAALAGGELTLDMLDLRFDPHTRLYQAPPHLKSNNGIFIIDDLGRQRCTPEALMNRWIVPMDRNVDYLTLHTGHTFQVPFDVIVVFSSNFVPQRLSDGAFLRRLGYKIEVPAASEAEYTRLFQQACDSVGVAFDAASFDYLLACHRERGVPLLACYPRDLMRQLRDLARYEDRAPTLSRATLDWAWDNYFAAGAPGRPAPQERRERGTTEYEHA